One part of the Neodiprion virginianus isolate iyNeoVirg1 chromosome 3, iyNeoVirg1.1, whole genome shotgun sequence genome encodes these proteins:
- the LOC124300635 gene encoding lysosomal acid glucosylceramidase-like, which produces MWRCILLLVVCVYTTKTFPCVRRNFGNDRIVCVCNATYCDNTQISNLTGNGSYLRYTSSQDGLRLEKTQGDFVKEWTADLNSFQIDPDTTYQSIEGFGGAFSDAAILNIKTLSSDTQENLMRSYFTTAGSNYYFARVPIGSTDSSVRPYTYDDHSGDVGLEKFSLAVEDLLYRIPLMKKAQEMNPEIKFLSAAWTAPPWMRTNHNYTGYGFLEEKYYQVYADYLVKYLNKYEDYGLKMWAISTGNEPYIGTLNLSHYGSMGWLPSDLGKWVANNFGPTIRKSKHKRTLILTYDDERTILDPFVDKMFENELARNYTAGLAIHGYADTVVPTSVLDEIMRRYPEKFLIMTEFSTETSQRGNVISFLGSWSYGESYVLDIIQNFKNWVIGWVDWSLAVDEYGGPDWRQNFVGASIIVNSEADEFYKQPMYYAIAHFSKFITPGSVRVGLTGGKELVKAAAFKTPKNEIVVVMYNNCSAQQNVIISDKERGQIRLQLPAKSIHTIMYK; this is translated from the exons ATGTGGCGTTGCATTTTGTTACTAgtcgtgtgtgtatatacaa cgaaaaCTTTTCCTTGTGTACGTCGCAATTTCGGAAACGACAGAATAGTCTGTGTATGCAATGCTACGTATTGCGACAATACGCAGATTTCCAATCTCACTGGGAATGGTTCTTATCTTCGATACACATCGAGTCAAGACGGCCTGAGACTCGAAAAAACGCAGGGTGATTTTGTCAAGGAATGGACTGCCGATCTCAATAGTTTCCAAATAGATCCTGACACCACGTATCAAAGTATCGAGGGCTTTGGAGGCGCTTTTAGCGATGCGGCgatattgaatataaaaacGCTCAGTTCTGATACTCAAGAGAATTTAATGAG atCGTACTTCACTACCGCAGgtagtaattattatttcgccCGTGTACCGATCGGCTCAACTGATTCGTCTGTTAGGCCATACACCTACGACGATCACTCTGGTGATGTGGGACTGGAAAAATTTAGCTTAGCAGTTGAAGACTTACTCTACAGAATTCCATTGATGAAAAAAGCCCAGGAAATGAATcctgaaattaaatttttgtcagcaGCATGGACTGCGCCACCATGGATGAGGACGAATCACAATTACACAGGTTACG GATTTCTAGAAGAAAAGTACTACCAGGTATACGCTGACTatcttgtaaaatatttgaacaagTACGAGGACTATGGACTGAAAATGTGGGCTATATCAACGGGCAACGAACCTTACATCGGTACGCTAAACCTATCTCATTATGGCAGTATGGGATGGCTACCGAGTGATCTCGGCAAATGGGTTGCGAATAATTTTGGTCCAACTATTCGCAAATCGAAGCATAAAAGAACTTTGATTCTTACCTATGACGATGAAAGAACAATTCTCGACCCGTTTGTCGATAAAATGTTTGAGAACGAATTGGCGAGGAATTACACGGCTGGTCTTGCAATACACGGATACGCGGATACGGTAGTTCCCACGAGCGTACTTGACGAAATCATGCGGCGTTATCCCGAAAAGTTTCTCATTATGACCGAGTTCTCCACGG AGACTTCACAGCGGGGCAATGTTATTAGTTTCTTGGGATCTTGGAGCTATGGAGAATCCTACGTGTTGGACATTATTCAA aatttcaaaaactggGTAATTGGCTGGGTGGACTGGAGTCTTGCTGTAGATGAATACGGTGGTCCCGATTGGAGACAAAACTTTGTGGGTGCCTCGATTATCGTGAACTCGGAGGCCGATGAATTTTACAAGCAGCCAATGTATTACGCCATCGCGCACTTCAGCAAGTTCATCACACCAGGTTCAGTCAGAGTGGGACTCACCGGCGGAAAAGAATTGGTAAAGGCTGCAGCCTTCAAGACACCGAAAAACGAGATCGTCGTTGTAATGTACAACAA TTGCAGTGCACAGCAGAATGTGATCATTTCTGACAAAGAGAGAGGGCAGATTCGCTTACAGCTGCCAGCAAAATCGATTCACACAATTATGTACAAGTAA
- the LOC124301256 gene encoding lysosomal acid glucosylceramidase-like isoform X2, producing MQRFYLLLILWICAAESLPCVPRDFGNGGTVCVCNATYCDSTPELEIPEIGSFVRYVSSRDGLRLDPTEGAFTNESATADVTLRLDLNTTFQTIHGFGGAFTDAAGINIKLLSNATADYILRSYFGEEGSRYNLGRVPIGGSDFSTRVYTYDDTQSADTQLHNFSLAEEDIKYKIPLMQEALRMNRDLRFFASAWTAPPWMKTNNDYTGFGFLLEEYYQVYAEYTVKFMDEYKSYGLKMWAMTTGNEPSLGIIPMSSINCMGWTPSGMGKWVAENLGPTMSKSEHKDTIILAFDDQKFGLPWYVSDMFSNKVAKNYTAGIAFHWYWDSIVPSWVIDRTHYHFPEKFLIMTEASVGDKPWQFNKVPLGSWERGEMYITDIMDNLQHWVTGWVDWNLALNHHGGPNWRSNFVDSAIIVNAENDEFYKQPMFYGLAHFSKFIPRGSVRLKLSQEGSSTIAVAFKTPDNKIVIVLYNTLTENQHAVIRDQERGIIDLQLPPKSIHTIMYK from the exons ATGCAACGATTCTACCTCCTGCTGATATTGTGGATATGTGCAG CGGAATCTCTTCCCTGCGTGCCTCGAGATTTCGGAAATGGGGGAACAGTGTGCGTGTGCAACGCTACTTACTGCGACAGTACACCAGAGCTCGAAATTCCGGAAATCGGTTCGTTCGTGCGATACGTCTCGAGCCGAGACGGCTTGAGATTGGATCCAACGGAGGGTGCTTTCACCAACGAATCGGCAACCGCTGACGTCACTCTTCGGCTGGATCTTAACACCACTTTTCAAACTATTCACGGATTTGGAGGTGCTTTTACCGACGCGGCTGGCATCAACATCAAATTATTGAGCAACGCTACAGCGGACTATATACTCAG ATCGTACTTCGGCGAGGAAGGTAGTAGATACAACCTAGGTCGTGTGCCCATTGGTGGGTCCGACTTCTCCACACGAGTATATACTTACGACGACACCCAGAGTGCTGATACGCAACTTCACAACTTTAGCCTGGCAGAGGAAGATATCAAGTACAAAATTCCACTGATGCAAGAGGCTCTTAGAATGAATCGTGATCTAAGATTTTTCGCATCTGCGTGGACTGCTCCGCCTTGGATGAAGACAAATAATGATTACACAGGTTTCG GGTTTCTCCTTGAAGAGTACTACCAGGTGTACGCTGAGTACACTGTGAAATTTATGGATGAGTACAAAAGCTATGGGCTCAAAATGTGGGCGATGACGACAGGCAATGAACCGTCTCTCGGTATCATACCAATGTCTAGTATTAACTGCATGGGGTGGACACCGAGTGGCATGGGCAAATGGGTGGCGGAAAACCTCGGCCCTACCATGAGCAAATCCGAGCACAAAGATACGATAATTTTGGCTTTTGACGACCAAAAATTCGGCCTGCCCTGGTACGTCTCTGATATGTTTAGCAACAAGGTGGCAAAAAACTATACGGCCGGTATTGCATTCCATTGGTACTGGGATAGTATTGTACCTTCTTGGGTGATCGATCGAACCCATTATCATTTTCCTGAGAAGTTTCTAATCATGACCGAGGCCTCGGTTG GAGATAAGCCATGGCAATTTAACAAAGTCCCCTTAGGATCCTGGGAACGAGGGGAAATGTACATTACGGATATCATGGAC AATCTGCAACATTGGGTTACCGGCTGGGTGGACTGGAATTTAGCTCTTAACCATCATGGTGGTCCCAATTGGAGGAGCAACTTTGTTGATTCTGCAATCATCGTGAATGCTGAGAATGACGAGTTTTACAAACAACCAATGTTCTACGGCTTAGCCCACTTCAGTAAATTCATTCCACGAGGTTCTGTCAGATTGAAGCTCAGTCAGGAGGGAAGCTCTACAATTGCTGTCGCCTTCAAGACTCCGGACAATAAAATTGTTATAGTTCTGTACAATAC aCTCACTGAAAATCAGCATGCAGTTATCCGTGACCAAGAAAGAGGAATCATCGACTTACAGCTACCACCGAAATCCATTCACACCATTATGTATAAGTAA
- the LOC124301256 gene encoding lysosomal acid glucosylceramidase-like isoform X1 produces MQRFYLLLILWICAAESLPCVPRDFGNGGTVCVCNATYCDSTPELEIPEIGSFVRYVSSRDGLRLDPTEGAFTNESATADVTLRLDLNTTFQTIHGFGGAFTDAAGINIKLLSNATADYILRSYFGEEGSRYNLGRVPIGGSDFSTRVYTYDDTQSADTQLHNFSLAEEDIKYKIPLMQEALRMNRDLRFFASAWTAPPWMKTNNDYTGFGFLLEEYYQVYAEYTVKFMDEYKSYGLKMWAMTTGNEPSLGIIPMSSINCMGWTPSGMGKWVAENLGPTMSKSEHKDTIILAFDDQKFGLPWYVSDMFSNKVAKNYTAGIAFHWYWDSIVPSWVIDRTHYHFPEKFLIMTEASVVETPSIRTGDKPWQFNKVPLGSWERGEMYITDIMDNLQHWVTGWVDWNLALNHHGGPNWRSNFVDSAIIVNAENDEFYKQPMFYGLAHFSKFIPRGSVRLKLSQEGSSTIAVAFKTPDNKIVIVLYNTLTENQHAVIRDQERGIIDLQLPPKSIHTIMYK; encoded by the exons ATGCAACGATTCTACCTCCTGCTGATATTGTGGATATGTGCAG CGGAATCTCTTCCCTGCGTGCCTCGAGATTTCGGAAATGGGGGAACAGTGTGCGTGTGCAACGCTACTTACTGCGACAGTACACCAGAGCTCGAAATTCCGGAAATCGGTTCGTTCGTGCGATACGTCTCGAGCCGAGACGGCTTGAGATTGGATCCAACGGAGGGTGCTTTCACCAACGAATCGGCAACCGCTGACGTCACTCTTCGGCTGGATCTTAACACCACTTTTCAAACTATTCACGGATTTGGAGGTGCTTTTACCGACGCGGCTGGCATCAACATCAAATTATTGAGCAACGCTACAGCGGACTATATACTCAG ATCGTACTTCGGCGAGGAAGGTAGTAGATACAACCTAGGTCGTGTGCCCATTGGTGGGTCCGACTTCTCCACACGAGTATATACTTACGACGACACCCAGAGTGCTGATACGCAACTTCACAACTTTAGCCTGGCAGAGGAAGATATCAAGTACAAAATTCCACTGATGCAAGAGGCTCTTAGAATGAATCGTGATCTAAGATTTTTCGCATCTGCGTGGACTGCTCCGCCTTGGATGAAGACAAATAATGATTACACAGGTTTCG GGTTTCTCCTTGAAGAGTACTACCAGGTGTACGCTGAGTACACTGTGAAATTTATGGATGAGTACAAAAGCTATGGGCTCAAAATGTGGGCGATGACGACAGGCAATGAACCGTCTCTCGGTATCATACCAATGTCTAGTATTAACTGCATGGGGTGGACACCGAGTGGCATGGGCAAATGGGTGGCGGAAAACCTCGGCCCTACCATGAGCAAATCCGAGCACAAAGATACGATAATTTTGGCTTTTGACGACCAAAAATTCGGCCTGCCCTGGTACGTCTCTGATATGTTTAGCAACAAGGTGGCAAAAAACTATACGGCCGGTATTGCATTCCATTGGTACTGGGATAGTATTGTACCTTCTTGGGTGATCGATCGAACCCATTATCATTTTCCTGAGAAGTTTCTAATCATGACCGAGGCCTCGGTTG TCGAAACACCGTCTATTCGTACAGGAGATAAGCCATGGCAATTTAACAAAGTCCCCTTAGGATCCTGGGAACGAGGGGAAATGTACATTACGGATATCATGGAC AATCTGCAACATTGGGTTACCGGCTGGGTGGACTGGAATTTAGCTCTTAACCATCATGGTGGTCCCAATTGGAGGAGCAACTTTGTTGATTCTGCAATCATCGTGAATGCTGAGAATGACGAGTTTTACAAACAACCAATGTTCTACGGCTTAGCCCACTTCAGTAAATTCATTCCACGAGGTTCTGTCAGATTGAAGCTCAGTCAGGAGGGAAGCTCTACAATTGCTGTCGCCTTCAAGACTCCGGACAATAAAATTGTTATAGTTCTGTACAATAC aCTCACTGAAAATCAGCATGCAGTTATCCGTGACCAAGAAAGAGGAATCATCGACTTACAGCTACCACCGAAATCCATTCACACCATTATGTATAAGTAA